The genomic segment CAGCAGCTCCGTGAAGGCGGGATCGCCGGCCCAGACGTCGTGATTGGCGCGAAACATCGCCACCATGGCCTTGGCGACGTTCTCCCAACCGGCGCCGTAGGATTTTCGCGCCTGCTTGTTGGTCATCATCAGGAGCAGCGTGTTGCGATCCTGCTCCGGTAATCGCCCGAAGCCGAAGATCTCTTCGGCCGCATCGTTCCAAGCCAGCACGTCCCAGCGCCGGCCGGTGATGTAGGCCGGCTGGTGCAGGCTCTCGATCATCCGCCGAATGGGCGGTGGCACGATTTCGCGCGTGAACGGGCATCTTGCGCGCTCGCGCGCCAGCGCCTTGAGGTGCGCGTGCTCGGCCTTGCTGAGACGGAGGGCCCGGGCCAGCGCATCCACGGTGGTGATGGACGGGCTCACCGTGCGGCCCTGTTCGAGGCGGATGTACCAGTCGACGCCGATGCCGGCGAGCTGCGCGACCTCCTCGCGGCGCAGCCCCGCGGTGCGACGCCGGCTACCCGCGGGCAGCCCGACCGTTTTCGGCGACAGCTTTTCGCGACGGGACCTCAGGAAGTCGCCGAATTCGACGCGGCGGGGGTCGGCCATGGACGTGCTCCGTGGGGAGGGACAAGGCAATACTAGGATAATACCAGGCCTTCTTGCCGCGCGACAGTCCTCGCATATTCCGTGCACCCACAATGAGGTGCGAACGAAGGTCGACATCATGAAGGCTGCTGTACTCAAATCTTTCGGATCCCCGCTCGTCATCGAGGACGTCCCCGAACCCGTGCTCGGCACCGGCGAAGTGATCGTGGATGTCGTCGCCACCCGCGTGCTGTCCTATTCCAATGAAGTGTTCAGCGGTGAACGCAAGTACGCGTTGGACTTGCCCGTCATTCCCGGAGCCGGCGGGGTCGGCCGCGTGCGCGCGATCGGCCCGGACGCAACAAAATTGTCCGTGGGCGACTGGGTGCTCTGCGATCCGACAGTGCGCTCGCGCGACGACGCGATCGCTCCGGACATTCACCTGCAGGGTGTGAGCGCGCGCGGCGAAGGCGGCATGCAGCTACAGAAATATTTTCACCACGGCTCCTTCGCCGAGCGGATGAGGGTGCCGACGGAGAACGTGACGCGGCTCGGCGGACTCAGCGAAGCGGAGGCCGCGCGATGGAGCGTGCTCGGCACCATGCTCGTGCCCTATGGCGGCTTCCTTGCCGCAAAGCTGCAGCCCGGCGAGACCGTGCTCGTGAGCGGCGCGACCGGCAATTTCGGCAGCGCCGCCGTGGCCGTGGCGCTCGCAATGGGAGCGGCCTGGGTCGTG from the Bradyrhizobium sp. WBAH42 genome contains:
- a CDS encoding helix-turn-helix transcriptional regulator yields the protein MADPRRVEFGDFLRSRREKLSPKTVGLPAGSRRRTAGLRREEVAQLAGIGVDWYIRLEQGRTVSPSITTVDALARALRLSKAEHAHLKALARERARCPFTREIVPPPIRRMIESLHQPAYITGRRWDVLAWNDAAEEIFGFGRLPEQDRNTLLLMMTNKQARKSYGAGWENVAKAMVAMFRANHDVWAGDPAFTELLTRLREGSPEFVEWWEAHDIRSTISGRKTMNHPTKGVLHFEHTSFQANDDPALKLVIYTPV
- a CDS encoding zinc-binding alcohol dehydrogenase family protein translates to MKAAVLKSFGSPLVIEDVPEPVLGTGEVIVDVVATRVLSYSNEVFSGERKYALDLPVIPGAGGVGRVRAIGPDATKLSVGDWVLCDPTVRSRDDAIAPDIHLQGVSARGEGGMQLQKYFHHGSFAERMRVPTENVTRLGGLSEAEAARWSVLGTMLVPYGGFLAAKLQPGETVLVSGATGNFGSAAVAVALAMGAAWVVAPGRNEKMLAELVRRYGARVRPVKLTGNENDDRELMKRAVPAPIDCAFDIMPPSVATTVVRAAIMTVRPNGRVVLMGGVNMQGGPGLELPYNWIMRECITIHGVWMYPRDSAARLIALVRAGLLKLEEYETTAFDLGHANEAVAHAAANGGPFKLTVIRP